A portion of the Paenibacillus hamazuiensis genome contains these proteins:
- a CDS encoding AAA family ATPase: protein MRKLVFFIGPAGAGKTTLAKALAARRRAAFFDMDTLLRPAAEAIMTLSGLDPNDRDSPVYKTRCRDLGYRITMDAALENVELGIDAIVVGPFTKETEDPAWLAGELARIGASADDVDVRAVFVYLPDMELYRERLRKRASPLDVWKLDNWNEFSRSLALRQIRWDLPPSSIVYFDNSGPFAEEKLAELERLVYGGGPAES, encoded by the coding sequence ATGCGCAAGCTGGTCTTCTTCATCGGCCCCGCGGGGGCCGGCAAAACGACGCTGGCGAAAGCTTTGGCCGCGCGGCGGCGCGCCGCTTTCTTCGATATGGACACGCTGCTGCGCCCCGCCGCGGAAGCGATCATGACCCTTTCCGGGCTCGACCCGAACGACCGCGATTCGCCCGTGTATAAAACGCGCTGCCGCGATCTCGGCTACCGCATCACGATGGACGCCGCGCTCGAAAACGTCGAGCTCGGCATAGACGCGATCGTCGTCGGCCCCTTTACGAAGGAAACCGAAGATCCGGCGTGGCTCGCCGGTGAGCTCGCGCGAATCGGCGCCTCGGCAGACGACGTCGACGTGAGGGCGGTGTTTGTGTATTTGCCGGACATGGAGCTTTACCGCGAACGCCTCCGGAAGAGAGCCTCGCCGCTTGACGTCTGGAAGCTGGACAACTGGAACGAATTCAGCCGGTCGCTTGCGCTCCGGCAAATCCGCTGGGATCTCCCGCCTTCGTCGATTGTATATTTCGACAATTCCGGGCCTTTTGCCGAAGAGAAGCTTGCGGAGCTGGAGCGGCTTGTGTACGGCGGAGGGCCGGCGGAATCGTGA
- a CDS encoding AraC family transcriptional regulator, giving the protein MEDALHALFRPIQANGRVVSQKYIEFKPSPALMSFVSCYWASEPSFHPDSANNDGIDRVLPDGCTDILFEHDIKGNRYHIRYYGVFDRPFPIAYDDKRPVRKFGVRFFPGGAYPFMRTPVAEFTGRYCALDAIWPNIAEEIGEKLFAQESMEEKVRIIEHYLLTIAQRNRPVDDPLMANLLYRIFVSEGKTGVCELAESEAVSARQINRKFEQWIGFSPKKFSEIVRFQAVVGDIRRRKKTDWRMLALDHGYFDQAHMIRDFKRFYGDSPLAAAKEFRDTSGFYNPI; this is encoded by the coding sequence ATGGAAGACGCACTGCATGCTTTATTTCGCCCGATACAGGCTAACGGAAGAGTCGTCTCGCAGAAATATATCGAATTCAAGCCGTCCCCGGCATTGATGTCCTTTGTTTCATGTTATTGGGCATCGGAGCCTTCCTTTCACCCGGATTCGGCAAATAACGACGGTATCGATCGCGTTTTGCCCGACGGCTGCACGGATATTTTGTTCGAGCACGATATCAAGGGCAACCGTTATCACATCCGCTATTACGGCGTATTCGATCGACCGTTTCCCATCGCCTATGACGACAAGAGGCCCGTCCGCAAGTTCGGGGTCCGCTTTTTCCCGGGCGGAGCCTATCCGTTCATGAGAACGCCGGTTGCCGAATTCACGGGCAGGTACTGCGCCTTGGATGCGATTTGGCCGAATATCGCCGAAGAAATCGGGGAAAAGCTCTTCGCGCAAGAATCGATGGAAGAGAAGGTGCGGATCATCGAGCATTATTTGCTCACGATCGCGCAAAGGAACAGGCCGGTCGACGATCCTCTCATGGCCAACCTGCTTTACCGCATCTTCGTGTCGGAAGGAAAAACGGGCGTGTGCGAGCTGGCCGAATCGGAAGCGGTCAGCGCACGTCAAATCAACCGGAAATTCGAGCAATGGATCGGCTTCAGCCCGAAAAAATTCAGCGAAATCGTGCGGTTTCAGGCCGTCGTCGGTGATATCCGCAGGCGGAAGAAAACCGATTGGCGGATGCTTGCCCTGGATCACGGATATTTTGACCAGGCGCATATGATCCGCGACTTTAAAAGATTTTACGGGGATTCTCCGCTGGCTGCAGCTAAAGAATTTCGGGACACGTCCGGTTTTTACAATCCTATTTGA